Proteins encoded in a region of the Piliocolobus tephrosceles isolate RC106 chromosome 18, ASM277652v3, whole genome shotgun sequence genome:
- the TXNDC2 gene encoding LOW QUALITY PROTEIN: thioredoxin domain-containing protein 2 (The sequence of the model RefSeq protein was modified relative to this genomic sequence to represent the inferred CDS: inserted 1 base in 1 codon) yields MDVDKELVMESVKAGAPGKPEMRLGTQEETNEGDADESSLQVLSSNVPLLALEFSDTVQAKEKAFLPMVSHTFHTPTEESGAPQEGDDLPKSSANTSHPKQGDIPKYPEETIQPTEGDTCKSPEETNQSKKDDLPKSSEVIKPKEGDIPKSSAKPIQSKLGNIPKSSMKPIQSKEDDSPKSPEETIQPKEGDIPKSPEKAIQLKXGXXXXDILKSPEEAIQPKEDSPKSPEEAIQPKEGDSPKSLEEAIQLKEDDSPNSPEEAIQPKEGDILKSPEKAIQPKEGDIPKSPEKAIQPKAGDIPKSLEEAIQPKEDDSPKSPEEAIPPKEGDILKSPEEAIQPKEDDSPKSIEETIQPKEGDILKPEEETTESLEEDKVKVILSKEDFEASLKEAGERLVAVDFSATWCGPCRTIKPFFHALSMKHEDVVFLEVDADDCEEVVRDCAIMCVPTFQFYKKEEKVDEFCGALKEKLEAVIAELK; encoded by the exons ATGGATGTAGACAAGGAACTAGTAATGGAAAGTGTTAAAGCTGGAGCCCCTGGAAAACcagaaatgaggctgggcactCAGGAAGAAACAAATGAAGGTGATGCTGATG AAAGTTCATTACAAGTCCTGTCCAGCAATGTGCCTCTCCTGGCCCTAGAGTTCTCGGACACAGTCCAGGCCAAAGAGAAGGCCTTTCTCCCCATGGTCAGCCACACGTTCCACACGCCCACAGAGGAGTCTGGTGCTCCACAGGAGGGTGATGACCTACCGAAGTCCTCGGCAAACACCAGCCATCCCAAGCAGGGTGACATCCCCAAGTACCCAGAAGAAACCAtccagcccacggagggtgacaCCTGCAAGTCCCCGGAAGAAACCAACCAATCCAAGAAAGACGACCTCCCCAAGTCCTCAGAAGTCATCAAACCCAAAGAGGGTGACATCCCCAAGTCCTCAGCAAAACCCATCCAGTCCAAGCTGGGCAATATTCCCAAGTCCTCAATGAAGCCCATCCAGTCCAAGGAGGATGACAGCCCCAAGTCCCCAGAAGAAACCATCCAGCCCAAGGAGGGTGACATCCCCAAGTCCCCAGAAAAAGCCATCCAGCTGA GAGGANNNNNNNNNNGTGATATCCTCAAGTCCCCAGAAGAAGCCATTCAGCCGAAGGAGGACAGCCCCAAGTCCCCAGAAGAAGCCATCCAGCCCAAGGAGGGTGACAGCCCCAAGTCCCTAGAAGAAGCCATCCAGCTGAAGGAGGACGACAGCCCCAACTCCCCAGAAGAAGCCATCCAGCCCAAGGAGGGTGATATCCTCAAGTCCCCAGAAAAAGCCATCCAGCCAAAGGAGGGTGACATCCCCAAGTCTCCTGAAAAAGCCATCCAGCCCAAAGCAGGTGACATTCCCAAGTCCCTAGAAGAAGCCATCCAGCCGAAGGAGGACGACAGCCCCAAGTCCCCAGAAGAAGCCATCCCACCCAAGGAGGGTGATATCCTCAAGTCCCCAGAAGAAGCCATTCAGCCGAAGGAGGACGACAGCCCCAAGTCCATAGAAGAAACCATCCAGCCCAAGGAGGGTGACATCCTAAAGCCTGAAGAAGAAACAACGGAGTCCCTGGAGGAGGACAAGGTGAAAGTGATCCTGAGCAAGGAGGACTTTGAGGCATCACTGAAGGAGGCTGGGGAGAGACTGGTGGCTGTGGACTTCTCGGCCACGTGGTGTGGGCCCTGCAGGACCATCAAACCGTTCTTCCATGCCCTGTCTATGAAGCATGAGGACGTGGTGTTCCTGGAGGTGGACGCTGACGACTGTGAGGAGGTGGTGAGAGACTGCGCCATCATGTGCGTCCCAACCTTTCAgttttataaaaaagaagaaaaggtggaTGAGTTTTGCGGCGCCCTTAAGGAAAAACTTGAAGCAGTCATTGCAGAATTAAAGTAA